In Corynebacterium afermentans subsp. afermentans, a genomic segment contains:
- the hutU gene encoding urocanate hydratase yields the protein MAKNWSEGAREVRSPRGTEISAKSWQTEAPLRMLQNNLDPEVAERPDDLVVYGGTGRAARSWEAFDAIVDTLKDLESDETLLVQSGKPVGVWKTNEWAPRVLIANSNLVGDWANWEHFRELEDEGLMMYGQMTAGSWIYIATQGILQGTYETFAAVAKKRFDGTLAGTLTLTGGCGGMGGAQPLSVTLNGGACLIVDVDEGRLKRRQGKRYLDEVTTDLDEAIKLVTEAKDEKRALSVGLVGNAAEVFPEMLRRQREGEFTVDIVTDQTSAHDPLSYLPTEIPFESWHNEADADPTTFTKKAREAMAAQVQAMVEFQDEGAEVFDYGNSIRDEARKAGYTRAFEFPGFVPAYIRPLFCEGLGPFRWVALSGDPEDIKVTDQAIKEAFPDNEHLHRWLDAAEEYVEFEGLPARICWLGYGERAKAGVIFNNLVKEGKVKAPIVIGRDHLDSGSVASPYRETESMLDGTDAVADWPLLNAMTAVSGGATWVSIHHGGGVGMGRSIHTGQVTVADGTELAEAKLKAVLTNDPGMGVIRHVDAGYTRADEVAKERGVRIPMEFKARD from the coding sequence ATGGCGAAGAACTGGTCCGAAGGCGCACGCGAGGTCCGCTCCCCGCGTGGCACTGAGATCTCGGCGAAGTCGTGGCAGACCGAGGCGCCGCTGCGCATGCTGCAGAACAACCTCGACCCGGAGGTTGCGGAGCGCCCGGACGACCTGGTCGTCTACGGCGGCACCGGTCGCGCTGCTCGTAGCTGGGAAGCGTTCGACGCGATCGTCGATACGCTGAAGGACCTCGAGTCCGACGAGACCCTGCTGGTGCAGTCCGGTAAGCCGGTCGGTGTGTGGAAGACCAACGAGTGGGCGCCGCGCGTGCTCATCGCCAACTCGAACCTGGTGGGCGACTGGGCGAACTGGGAGCATTTCCGCGAGCTCGAGGACGAGGGCCTAATGATGTACGGCCAGATGACGGCCGGTTCCTGGATCTACATCGCCACCCAGGGCATCCTGCAGGGCACCTACGAGACCTTCGCGGCTGTGGCGAAGAAGCGTTTCGACGGCACCCTGGCCGGCACCCTGACCCTGACCGGCGGCTGCGGCGGCATGGGCGGTGCACAGCCGCTGTCCGTCACTCTCAACGGCGGCGCCTGCCTGATCGTGGACGTGGACGAGGGCCGTCTGAAGCGCCGCCAGGGCAAGCGCTACCTCGACGAGGTCACCACCGACCTCGACGAAGCAATCAAGCTGGTCACCGAGGCCAAGGACGAGAAGCGCGCCCTGTCCGTGGGCTTGGTGGGCAACGCCGCAGAGGTGTTCCCGGAGATGCTGCGCCGCCAACGCGAAGGCGAGTTCACCGTGGACATCGTCACCGACCAGACGTCCGCGCACGACCCGCTGTCCTACCTGCCCACCGAGATCCCGTTCGAGAGCTGGCACAACGAGGCCGACGCGGATCCGACCACCTTCACCAAGAAGGCCCGCGAGGCGATGGCCGCCCAGGTCCAGGCGATGGTGGAGTTCCAGGACGAGGGCGCCGAGGTCTTCGACTACGGCAACTCCATCCGCGACGAGGCCCGCAAGGCCGGCTACACCCGCGCCTTCGAGTTCCCGGGCTTCGTCCCGGCCTACATCCGCCCGCTGTTCTGCGAGGGTCTCGGCCCGTTCCGCTGGGTTGCGCTGTCCGGCGACCCGGAGGACATCAAGGTCACCGACCAGGCCATCAAGGAGGCTTTCCCGGACAACGAGCACCTGCACCGCTGGCTGGACGCCGCTGAGGAGTACGTCGAATTCGAGGGCCTGCCGGCGCGCATCTGCTGGCTGGGCTACGGGGAGCGCGCGAAGGCCGGCGTGATCTTCAACAACCTGGTCAAGGAGGGCAAGGTCAAGGCCCCGATTGTCATTGGCCGCGACCACCTGGACTCCGGTTCCGTGGCGTCACCGTACCGCGAGACCGAGTCCATGCTCGACGGCACCGACGCTGTCGCGGACTGGCCGCTGCTCAACGCCATGACCGCCGTTTCCGGCGGTGCGACCTGGGTGTCCATCCACCACGGCGGCGGCGTGGGCATGGGCCGCTCCATCCACACCGGCCAGGTCACGGTGGCTGACGGCACTGAGCTCGCGGAGGCGAAGCTCAAGGCCGTGCTCACCAACGACCCGGGCATGGGTGTCATCCGCCACGTCGACGCCGGCTACACCCGCGCCGACGAGGTGGCCAAGGAGCGCGGCGTGCGCATCCCGATGGAGTTCAAGGCACGCGACTAG